The following is a genomic window from Sphingobacterium spiritivorum.
TTGGCGAAACGGATGAATTACTAGCGGAGAAAGTTAATATTGCTTTGAAGCACGGTTTGAAACCTATCTTCTGTATCGGTGAAACGAAAGAAGAGCGTGAATCGGGTAAATTTTTTGATATCATCAAAACGCAGTTAGAAAAAGGGCTGTTTCATTTGTCAGCAGAGCAATTCGGACAGGTTGTATTGGCTTACGAGCCGGTATGGGCGATCGGAACCGGATTGACAGCTTCTCCTGAACAGGCACAGGAGGTACATGCTTTTATCCGTGAGACTCTGGCTAATCAGTATGATCAGCAGCTTGCAGATGACACTACGATCCTTTACGGAGGAAGTTGTAACCCTTCAAATGCCCCGGATTTATTCAGTCAGAAAGATATTGATGGCGGATTGATCGGCGGAGCTTCTTTAAAATCAAGAGATTTTACGGATATAGTTAAAGTATTCAATTCGTAATAGAAGATGAAGTACAGCGAAGTAATCTTCACCTGTAATTCCGCAGAGGAATGGCAACAGGATCTTCTTATTGCTGAACTGGCTGAAATAGGCTTCGATACGTTCGAAGACACTGAATCGGGATTTGCAGGATATATTCCTTCTGCAAATCTCGATCTCCAGCAACTGGAGACTGTTCTGCTTCACGCACCTGAAGGATTAGAGGTTGACTATGTCATAAATGATCTGGAAGAACAAAACTGGAATAAGCTCTGGGAAAGCAATTTCAATCCTATAGTCGTAGATGACCAATGCTATGTGCGGGCGACATTTCACGAACATAAAGAGCAGTATCCGTATGAGATCATTATAGATCCTAAAATGTCCTTCGGAACAGGTCATCATCAGACCACTTCCATGATGCTCTCTTTTATTCTGGAGAATGATTTTGAGGGAAAGGAAGTTCTGGATATGGGATGTGGAACCGGAATTTTGGCTATACTGGCTTCATTTCGCGGAGCCAAACATGTATTTGCTGTTGATTATGATCCTATCTGTATAAATAGTGTCGAAGAGAATAAAATATTGAATCAAGTCAGCAATATTGAATCTCAGGTCGGTTCTTATGAAGTACTGGAAGGCCGCTTATTTGATACTATAGTAGCTAATATCAATAGAAATATACTGTTGGAGCAATTTGAGCAGTATGCAGCTTCTTTAAAAGATAAAGGAGAATTGTATATTAGCGGCTTTTATGATGGTGAGGATCTGGCTATTTTGTCTGACAAGGCTAAACAACTGGGGTTCTCATTTGTTATGAAGAAAGTGCTGGATGGTTGGTGTTCAGCAAAATTCACTAAAGCATAAGTCATAATGCGTATTCATTTTATTGCAATAGGCGGAAGTATCATGCATAATCTGGCTATTTCATTAGCCAATCAGGGGCATCAGATCACGGGTTCCGACGATCAGATAGTAGAACCTTCCAGAACACGGCTTTTGGAAGCACATCTGTTGCCGGAAGAGATCGGTTGGTTTCCGGAGAAGATTACTTCGGATATTGATGCTGTGATATTGGGAATGCACGCTGAGGCTGATAATCCCGAGTTGCTCAAAGCACAGGAACTGGATCTTAAGATCTATTCTTTCCCTGAGTTTGTTTACGAACAGAGTAAACAAAAGACGCGTGTAGTGATTGCGGGATCATATGGTAAAACGACCATTACCAGTATGATTATGCATGTATTGAAAACTTTGGGGCGTTCTTTTGATTACCTTGTAGGTGCTCAACTGGAAGGTTTTGACCGTTTGGTGAATCTGACTACAGATAATCCTGTCATTATTATAGAAGGTGACGAATATTATGCGTCCACATTAGATCACAGATCTAAATTTCATCTTTATCATCCGAATATTGCTTTGATAAGCAATGTGGAATGGGATAACTTTAAATCTGTTATTTCTCAGGAAGACTATTATGATCAGTTTCGCATCTTTATCGATACCATCGTGTTGAAGGGTACTTTAGTGTACAACAAGGAAGATAAGGTGCTGCAATCTCTGGTAGGAGAGACAATGGTCTGTAAAATCAACAGGCATGGATATAAGTCTCCGGAGTATACGATCAATAAGGGTATTACATATCTTCATTATGGCGACGAGCAAATTCCTCTTCAGGTCTTTGGTAAACATAATTTATCCAATATCGCAGGAGCCTATACCGTTTGTGAGTGGCTTGGCGTAAAGAAACAGGAATTTTTTGAGGCTATTAAAAGTTTCAAAAGTTCCATCCGTTATCTGGAGTTCGTAGCAAGTCAGGATGGAAGTGTCGTCTATCAGGATTTTGCACACACTCCGGCTAAATTAAGATGGAGTATTCATGCTGTGAAAGAACAATTTCCTCAGAAAGAACTGGTTGCAGTTATTGAACTGAGTGCTTACGATAGTTTGAATAAAGAGTTTTTAGCCAACTACAGAGGTGCAATGGACGAAGCTGATATTCCGGTAGTGTTTATCAATAAAGATTCCTTTAAAGAGAAAAATAAAAATATTGATCATTTAGAGCAAGATATTCGGGAGTACTTTGGAAATAGTTCGATACAAGTTGTTTTGGATTTGTCGAATTTAAGCTACTTTTTGGAAGATTTTAAATCGAAGGGATATAATCTTTTATTTATGAGTTCTAGCAATTACAGCGGGGTTAATATGGTTAGTTTTGCTGATAAATTTTTTAAAAATGATTAATTTGTGTATTTTTTTATCAAATGTTAATATTTTTTAACTAACTTTGGTTATACTATATAATAACATCACAACACACCCATGAATGCATTAGGAAAAAAAATCAGATTACTTAGACACCAAAAAGGTTGGAGTCAAGAAGATGTAGCAAAAAGATTGGATATCTCAATTCCTGCTTTTTCTAAAATTGAAACTGGTATTACAGATGTAAATCTGTCAAGGTTGAATCAAATCTCTAAACTTTTTAGTTTAAGTGTAGTTCAGCTTTTGTCTACCTCAGATTCAGAAGAAGATAAGCAATATGCGAATGAGTTAGCCGATATGAGTAAAAAACTACAAGTAAGAGAAACTGAGGTCATAGAACTGCAAAAGAAAGTGATTGATCTTTATGAGCAATTACACAAAAAACTGTAAGCTTCTCTCACACTGAAAAAAAGAAGGTCGATATTTTTATCGACCTTTTTCTTTTTCTTCTCGAAGCTATCCGATTCTTCGGGGAAATTTGATGTTTAAATAGGTAAAGTGTAATCTATTTAATTAGAAATCTTCATCCTCATCAAAATCATCAAACTCGCCAATTGAATCGATTTCATCAAGATTAAAATCTTCATCAAAGTCGTCATCTGAATCATCCTCAGGTCCGTTGAACGAAAGAATCACATCATCTTCTAGAACTTCCATTGCTGTCTCTTGCATCATAGTCATGTCCCTTTTTTGCTTTGTTTATTGTTGTTTTTACACAGTAAAATTAGCTAACAAATTCATAACTAAAAACTTTTTTTTAAAATAATTTTAAAATTAATTTACTGAAAAAGAAGCTGTTGTGAATTGTGCGAAGAGCTTTGTTTGATTCAAAAGATTACAATTGGAGAAAGTGCTATTCAGCAATTTCTCCAATTGTGTTTTCTTCGTTGACGATGTCTTTCAGTTGGGGGAGATCCTTTGTACTGTTGATGCCAAAATGATTCATAAATTGCGTGCTTGTACCATAAAGCAGCGGTTTTCCGATCGTTTCAGATTTTCCCGTAATCTGAATGAGATTTTTTTCCAGCAGACGTTGAATTGAGTAATCGCAATTGACGCCTCTGATCTGTTCAACTTCTAATTTTGTGATAGGTTGACGGTAAGCGATAATCGCTAATGTTTCCAGAGCCGACTGACTTAATTTTTTCTTCTCTTTATGAGACTGTAACTGATTGACTGATTCATGATAAACCGGTTTGGTCAGAAACTGGTAAGCGTTATTAATAAGTTTTAATTCCAGAATATAATCTTCTTGTTCATATTTTATTTTGATACGATCAACAAGATCAGTTAGTTCATCTTTGGATATACTGATTGCTAAAGCATCTTCCACCACTTGTTTTAACTCATTGACTGTTATGCCTTCTTCAGAAGCAAAAATAATAGCTTCTATATGGAGTAATACGTCCTTCACTCTACTTATTTATTTTTTTAATAATTGATTACCTGTTCTTCCATATGTTCAGGTAAATCTCTGAACTGGTAGGTCTGTGTTCTCAATTGAGGTTCAAAACCTGCCTCGCGAATAGCGTCCTGAATAGACTTTGATGTAAAGCGGTGAGGAGCCCCTGCTGCAGACACTACATTTTCTTCAATCATGATGGATCCAAAATCGTTTGCTCCTGCATGAAGACATAATTCTGCCGTGCGCTTGCCTACAGTCAGCCATGAAGCCTGTATATTTTTTATATTAGGCAACATGATTCGGCTAAGTGCGATCATACGGATGTATTCTTCTCCTGTAACGTCGTTTGTGATTCCTCTCAAACGTTTCAGAAGTGTACCGTCATCCTGAAAAGGCCAGGGAATAAAGGCGATAAAGCCGTATGCATCCTGTGGTTTTTCAGACTGAACTTCACGTATCCATACCAAATGCTCAAAACGCTCTTCTATGGTTTCAATATGTCCAAACATCATAGTTGCAGATGTTGGCAGATTGAGCTGATGAGCTGCCCTCATGACATCCAGCCATTCCTTACCTCCGCACTTACCTTTAGAGATCAGTCTTCTGACACGGTCATTTAGTATTTCTGCACCGGCGCCCGGCAGAGAATCCAGTCCGGATTCTTTGAGGTGTCGGAGTACATCAATATGAGTCATCCCTTCCAGTTTGGCGATATGTGCAATTTCAGGAGGCCCTAAAGAATGAAGTTTCAGGGTCGGGTATAATTCTTTTAATTTTTTAAATATGTCTGCATAGAATTCCAGTCCTAAGTCGGGATGATGACCACCCTGTAATAACAGCTGATCTCCTCCGTATTTGAAGGTTTCCTCTATTTTTTGCTTATAGGTTTCTATATCAGTGATGTAGCTTTCGTCATGCCCCGGTCGTCTGAAAAAATTACAAAATTTGCAATTAGCAATACAGACGTTGGTCGTATTGACATTACGGTCTATCTGCCAGGTCACTTTTCCATGCGGAACCTGTACTTTGCGGCATTCATTAGCTACGTAAGTCAGATCTGCAGTGGCAGCATGGTGATATAAATAGATGCCTTCTTCCTTGGACAGGAATTCAAAATTTAAGGCACGCTCTAATAAACTGTTAATATTCATGTCTTACAAAGATACGTACCTTTTACTTAAAATAGGGCGTATGTGTTAAGTTTTATAAACGGAAAAAATGTGTAGAAAATCCCGCTGATCAGACTATAATCTCGCTTTTTTCAACTGCATCTTTTTTCTTTAATACATATGTTTTCAGGAATACAAATGTCAGTAAAGCGCCTATGCTCGCCATTCCTGCACCGACAAGAGAGGGATAATTATAAGCCAATCCCATTGTAATAGGAATGGCCCCGAAAAATGCGCCGAAAGTATTTCCTATATTGAAAGCTGCCTGCCCGGCTGCAGCTGCAAATGTCTCCGCTCCTTTAGCATTATTGATAAGCATCATTTGCAGACATGGCCCTATTGTAAAAGATATCATACCTGTAATAAAGGCCATGACATATGCCAGCCAGTCTATATGGGATACAAAGAACAGAATAACGAGACAGACAGCCATTGCTGCAAAACTAGCCATGGAGGCTTTGGTGGGCAAAATGCTGTCTGCTAATTTTCCTCCCAGCAGATTTCCGAAAAACATACCTAAGCCTACCAGTACCATAATGTAAGGAACTCTGTCCGGATCTAGGTCGGAAACCTTTGTAACTAAAGGTGCAATATAGCTGATCCAGGCAAATAAACCACCCGTACCAATGGATATTATCGCAATGATAAGCCAGGAATACCATTTTTTGAAATAAGAGATCTGGCTGAGTATATTACTGTCTTTATTCGCTTTAAGTCTCGGCAGCCAAATGCTCAGGGTCAGGAATGTCAGTAAACCAAGACTACTGATAATAGCATACGTTATTCGCCATGAAAAATGATGACCGATATATGTTCCAATAGGCACTCCGGCCAGATTGGCAATGGTCATTCCTGTAAACATGACGGATATAGCCTGTGCTTCTTTACCTTTCTTTGCCAGATTAGCCGCTACTACCGATCCTACACCAAAAAATGCACCGTGAGGTAATCCCGAGACAAAGCGGGTAAGCAACAACGTGTTATAGTCCGGAGAGATCGCAAACAGTCCATTGAAAATAAAGAACAATAACATTAAAAATAATAGTACACTCTTTGGAGAATATTTAGAGCTGAAAGCAACTAGCGTAGGAGCACCTACCACTACACCTAAGGCATAGAAAGCAATAAGATTGGCAGCTACAGGAATTTCTATTTTCAGATCTTTAGCAATATCCGGCAGAATGCCCATCATGGTGAATTCTGTCATCCCGATTGCCAGACCACCGAATGCTAAAGCTATAAGTCCTTTGTTCATTTTATAACGTAATAATGTGCGGGCAAAGGTACACTCCTTCGGGGTGTTTTTTGTCATAAATTTATTGAAATACTGTTTAAACATTAAATGGCATTTCTATACAGGAAGAAAAAATAGGTTGTTCATTATATCTAAAAAGCCTTAACTTTAGACGTTGTATGAATGATGATTCGCCTAAAAAATTTGACCGTACGGTCGCTATTCTGATCCA
Proteins encoded in this region:
- the tpiA gene encoding triose-phosphate isomerase translates to MRKKIVAGNWKMNLDYQSGVSLFSEIVNMVKDEVIGQQEVVVCSPAIHLYSLGQLAHTAVNVSVGAQNIHQAESGAYTGEISAAQVKSVGAEYVILGHSERRAYFGETDELLAEKVNIALKHGLKPIFCIGETKEERESGKFFDIIKTQLEKGLFHLSAEQFGQVVLAYEPVWAIGTGLTASPEQAQEVHAFIRETLANQYDQQLADDTTILYGGSCNPSNAPDLFSQKDIDGGLIGGASLKSRDFTDIVKVFNS
- the prmA gene encoding 50S ribosomal protein L11 methyltransferase — translated: MKYSEVIFTCNSAEEWQQDLLIAELAEIGFDTFEDTESGFAGYIPSANLDLQQLETVLLHAPEGLEVDYVINDLEEQNWNKLWESNFNPIVVDDQCYVRATFHEHKEQYPYEIIIDPKMSFGTGHHQTTSMMLSFILENDFEGKEVLDMGCGTGILAILASFRGAKHVFAVDYDPICINSVEENKILNQVSNIESQVGSYEVLEGRLFDTIVANINRNILLEQFEQYAASLKDKGELYISGFYDGEDLAILSDKAKQLGFSFVMKKVLDGWCSAKFTKA
- a CDS encoding UDP-N-acetylmuramate--L-alanine ligase, which codes for MRIHFIAIGGSIMHNLAISLANQGHQITGSDDQIVEPSRTRLLEAHLLPEEIGWFPEKITSDIDAVILGMHAEADNPELLKAQELDLKIYSFPEFVYEQSKQKTRVVIAGSYGKTTITSMIMHVLKTLGRSFDYLVGAQLEGFDRLVNLTTDNPVIIIEGDEYYASTLDHRSKFHLYHPNIALISNVEWDNFKSVISQEDYYDQFRIFIDTIVLKGTLVYNKEDKVLQSLVGETMVCKINRHGYKSPEYTINKGITYLHYGDEQIPLQVFGKHNLSNIAGAYTVCEWLGVKKQEFFEAIKSFKSSIRYLEFVASQDGSVVYQDFAHTPAKLRWSIHAVKEQFPQKELVAVIELSAYDSLNKEFLANYRGAMDEADIPVVFINKDSFKEKNKNIDHLEQDIREYFGNSSIQVVLDLSNLSYFLEDFKSKGYNLLFMSSSNYSGVNMVSFADKFFKND
- a CDS encoding helix-turn-helix domain-containing protein, which gives rise to MNALGKKIRLLRHQKGWSQEDVAKRLDISIPAFSKIETGITDVNLSRLNQISKLFSLSVVQLLSTSDSEEDKQYANELADMSKKLQVRETEVIELQKKVIDLYEQLHKKL
- the scpB gene encoding SMC-Scp complex subunit ScpB, whose amino-acid sequence is MKDVLLHIEAIIFASEEGITVNELKQVVEDALAISISKDELTDLVDRIKIKYEQEDYILELKLINNAYQFLTKPVYHESVNQLQSHKEKKKLSQSALETLAIIAYRQPITKLEVEQIRGVNCDYSIQRLLEKNLIQITGKSETIGKPLLYGTSTQFMNHFGINSTKDLPQLKDIVNEENTIGEIAE
- a CDS encoding CofH family radical SAM protein — protein: MNINSLLERALNFEFLSKEEGIYLYHHAATADLTYVANECRKVQVPHGKVTWQIDRNVNTTNVCIANCKFCNFFRRPGHDESYITDIETYKQKIEETFKYGGDQLLLQGGHHPDLGLEFYADIFKKLKELYPTLKLHSLGPPEIAHIAKLEGMTHIDVLRHLKESGLDSLPGAGAEILNDRVRRLISKGKCGGKEWLDVMRAAHQLNLPTSATMMFGHIETIEERFEHLVWIREVQSEKPQDAYGFIAFIPWPFQDDGTLLKRLRGITNDVTGEEYIRMIALSRIMLPNIKNIQASWLTVGKRTAELCLHAGANDFGSIMIEENVVSAAGAPHRFTSKSIQDAIREAGFEPQLRTQTYQFRDLPEHMEEQVINY
- a CDS encoding MFS transporter; amino-acid sequence: MTKNTPKECTFARTLLRYKMNKGLIALAFGGLAIGMTEFTMMGILPDIAKDLKIEIPVAANLIAFYALGVVVGAPTLVAFSSKYSPKSVLLFLMLLFFIFNGLFAISPDYNTLLLTRFVSGLPHGAFFGVGSVVAANLAKKGKEAQAISVMFTGMTIANLAGVPIGTYIGHHFSWRITYAIISSLGLLTFLTLSIWLPRLKANKDSNILSQISYFKKWYSWLIIAIISIGTGGLFAWISYIAPLVTKVSDLDPDRVPYIMVLVGLGMFFGNLLGGKLADSILPTKASMASFAAMAVCLVILFFVSHIDWLAYVMAFITGMISFTIGPCLQMMLINNAKGAETFAAAAGQAAFNIGNTFGAFFGAIPITMGLAYNYPSLVGAGMASIGALLTFVFLKTYVLKKKDAVEKSEIIV